The DNA window ACCTGGCCACCCGCCGCACGCGTACCACCGAGCATTGCGATCATTATCTCGAATTCAAACCCCATACGGATCTCGCCATCCTCAATGGCATCGCCCATCTCCTGCTCGAAGAAGGACGTCACGACGCGGCCTTCGTCGAACGCCATTGCCGGTTCCGAAAAGCTCCCCGGGATCCCGCGGCGCCGACCCCGGTGCAACTCCTCGGCGAAGACATGACGTTGGCGGATTACCGTGCGGCCCTCGCACCCTACACCCCCGCCCACGTCGAGAAACTCTCAGGCGTTCCCGCGGAAAAGATCCGGTTCCTGGCGGATCTCTTCGCGCGGCGCGACCTCCGCATCACCAGCACCTGGCGCATGGGATTCAACCAGCATTCCCGCGGCACCGCGGTCAATCGGCTCTGCCACGGTGTTCATCTTCTGAGCGGACACTTCGGACGACCCGGTGATGCTCCCACCTCCCTCACCGGCCAGCCCAGTGCCTGCGGCACCGCTCGCGAAGTCGGCACGCTGTGCCACTTCCTGCCGGGCGGGCGATTGATCCTCAACCCCGATCATCGGCGCGAAACGGAGCAACTCTGGAACCTGCCCGAAGGCCACATCCTCCCTAAGATTGGCCACCACACCGCGCTGCTCTGGGAAAAGTTCTGCACGCCTGCCGACCAGGGTGGAGACATTTCCACCGTCTGGGTTCAAGTCACGAACCCCGGTCAATCCCTCCCCAACCTCGCCAAGCTCTTCGACCCGAAAGCGCGGATCCCCGGGAAGTTCCTCATCGTGTCCGATGTGTATCCCACCGCCACCACGGAACTCGCCGACTTGGTCCTGCCTTCCTCCATGTGGGTGGAAAAAAACGGCCTCTATGGAAACTCCGAGCGCCGCACCCAACAATGGTTCCGCATGGTGCAACCCCCGGGGGAAGCACGGGACGACGCGTGGCAAATCATCGCCGTCGCACGCCGCCTTCACGATCTCGGCTTCCCCGGCATGAAGGACAAATCGGGCCGATTCCTCTTCTCGTTCAAGAATGAACAGGGCGCGGAGGTTCCCGTCTGGGATTGGAAACGCTACTACGACATCAACGTGGACAAAGCGATCTTCGAGGAATACCGCCAGTTTTCCCGCGCCAAACACAAGGATCTCGCGCCCTACGATGAATACGTCAGGTCCCGGGGCATGCGCTGGCCGGTCACCCGCCAGCCCGACGGTTCATGGCGCGAAACCAAATTCCGCTTCTCCGAATTCGACAACCCCTACGTGAAAAAGGGCGCCGGCATCCAGTTTTACCATTCCACCACCAAGGATGACCGTGCTCAAATCTGGTTCGCCCCTTACGAACCCCCACCGGAATCCCCGGACGCCCAATACCCCTTCTGGCTCTGCACCGGTCGCGTGCTCGAACACTGGCACACCGGCAGCATGACCCGGCGGGTGCCGCAACTTCATGCCGCCATGCCCCACGCGTACGTGGAAATGCATCCCGAAGACGCGAAAGATCGAGGGCTCGGCAATGGGGAATCGGTGATCGTGCAGACACGCCGGGGAGAACTGCGACTGCCGCTTTGGATCTCCGGTCGAGGCCATCCCCCACGGGGTTCACTGTTCATCCCGTTCTTTGACGAACGACTGCTGTGCAACCAACTCACCTTGGGTGATCTTGATCCCATTTCCAAGGAACCGGACTACAAAAAGTGCGCCGCCGCCGTCCGTCGCGCTCCCCCCACCACCCCTTCTCTTTGATGACATGGCCGGAAGCCCCGCCCAGCCCAGGGTCCACACGGAAGCCCGCTCGCCTTCCGGCACACCCCTCACGGTCGCGTGCGGGACCTGCCACGCTCCCAAACCCCCTAACGTGGCGCGACAATCCAGCGAAGGATTGGGCTTCCCCCACGAAAACTTGCATTACCGCCACGGTTCACTCAGCTGCCTGAGCATGTCATCATGCGGACGATTACGACTCGCTCCGCCTGGCGGATGGACGCCGCATCCCGTTCGCCGAAACCATGGCGCTTTGCGCACAATGCCACGGACCCCAAAAACGTGACTTCGACCACGGATCCCACGGCGGCATGACTGGCCATTGGGATCTGGAGCGCGGACCGCGCCTGCGCAACCACTGCGTCCATTGCCACGACCCTCACGCGCCGGCCTTTCCTTTGGTCCGTCCAGTGCTCCCCCCCCCGGGATCGAATCTCCGTCCAACCGCCCTCTCCACGCCACTGAACCTCATGACCCCTCCCACCCATCCCAAACCCGATGGCGCTCCATCCGCAGGCTGCTCGTGCGGCGGCGACTCGTCCGGATGCTCCGGCGGTCTTTCCCGTCGTTCGATGCTTAAAGCACTCGGGGCCACTCTCGGGGCCGCCGCTTACGCCAAAGCCCTCGCTCCACGGACCCAACTCACCAAGGACATCTCCATGGATGAGTTCCTCCAGAAGCATTACAAGGAACTGAGCGTCGAGGAAATGGCCCGGGTCCTGCGCCGTCTCACCCGGGAATGCAAAGACCAGTATGGGGCCGACGCGACGATCACGGATCCCAAGGCCGGAGATGGCGTCAAATTCGGCTATGCTCTGAATCTTTCCATCTGCAATGGGTGCCGCAAATGCGCCGAAGCCTGCCACCTCGAAAACAACCACGATCGCCCCTCCAACCAAAGCTACATCCGCGTGTTCGAGATGAGCAAAGGCTCCATGGATTTCGAAAAAGGCTCCGCGCACTACGACCATCCCGTTCCCCAGCCGGATAAATATTACATGCCTGTCCAATGCCAGCAGTGCGAGTTCCCTCCCTGCGTGGACGTCTGCCCCGTGGAAGCCACCTGGAAGGAAAAGGACGGCATCGTGGTCGTGGACTACAACTGGTGCATCGGCTGCCGCTACTGCGAAGCCGCATGCCCCTATCACGCGCGCCGGTTCAACTGGACCAAGCCCCAAATCCCCGCTGCGGAAGTCAATCCCAACCAGGCCTATCTCAGCAATCGCATCCGGCCCCAAGGGGTCATGGAGAAATGTACGTTCTGCTTGCATCGAACCCGGGAAGGCCGCTTGCCAGCCTGCCTCGAAGCCTGTCCGACGGGCGCTCGCGTTTTCGGCAACCTCCTCGACCCAAAATCGGAAATCCGCTGGGTGCTCGAAAACAAACGCGTGTTCGTGCTCAAAGAGGACTTGGGCTTGAAACCTCAGTTTTTCTACTTCTTCGATGAGTAACCCCACCCCTGCCGCCATCGCCACCCCACCCCCCGACGGGATCCTGACCGGGGGCTGGAGACCTTTCGCCCGGTTCGTTCTCAACGCTTTCAGCCAATCCATCGAAGGCGGCTGGTTGTTCTACGCCTGGATGACACTGCTGACCGCCATCTTTCTGGTCGGGGCCAACGCCTGGGCCGTCCAGGTCCGCGATGGCATGGCGGTCACCAGCATGAGCGATCACGTCTCCTGGGGGCTCTACATCGCCAACTTCACCTTTCTCGTCGGACTCGCTGCCGGTGGCGTCATGATGGTCATACCCGCCTACCTCTACCACGACCATGAAATGCACGACATGGTCATCATCGGCGAATTACTGGCCATCGCGGCCATTGTCATGAGCATCATGTTCGTCGTCTGCGATCTCGGACGCCCCGAACGTTTCTGGCATCTCCTGCCCGGCCTCGGACGCTTCAATTTCCCCGTTTCGATGCTGACCTGGGACGTCATCGTCCTCAACGGCTACCTCCTCATCAACATGCACATCTGCGGCTACTTGCTCTATGCCCGCTTTCGCAAACAGCCGCCCGTCAAACGCTGGTACGTCCCCTTCGTCTTCCTCAGCATTCTGTGGGCGATCTCCATCCATACCGTCACCGCTTTTCTCTACTGCGGACTGGGAGGACGGCCTTTCTGGCACACGGCGCTCCTCGCCCGCGCTTCCTCGCCAGCGCTTTCGTGAGCGGCCCCGCCTTTATCGTCGTGGCGATTCAGATCCTGCGGCATTTTACCGGGCAATCCTTCGGCGATGGCCCGATTCGGACGCTGGTCGGCATCATGCGCGTCACCATCCTCATCAATCTGCTCATGGTCGCTTCCGAAGTCTTCGTCGAGTTCTACACCGGCGGCAGCCACTCGGGAGCGGCCAAATACTTGTACTTCGGACTTCACGGCCATCAGGAATTAGTCGCCTGGATTTGGGTTTCCATCGGGTTTACTCTCGCCGCCACCGTACTGCTCCTGCGCCCCAATGTGACCCGGCATCCGCGACTCTTGAACCTGGCCTGCTTTCTAGCCTTCGCCGGAATCTGGATCGAGAAAGGCATGGGCATGATTGTTCCCGCATTCATTCCAAGCACCCTCCACGAAATCGTGGAATACCGGCCGAGCCTGATCGAGTGGAAGGTCACGGCCGGAATCTGGGCTTTCGGCCTGATGCTCTACACCCTCCTGCTCAAAATCGCTATCAACGTGTATGCCGGGCGGCTGCGAAGCACTCTCCCTACAGACGGAACTCCTCCCAGCACCTCACCAGACTCCGGGCCTGGGTTGCCATCCACGAGTCCGGCGGCTTAAAAGCATGGCGTTCCCGGTTTGCACGAAACACGGCGCAACCTCGCCCCGCAAGGCTCACCCCATCAGAGACCGCGGACGCTGGCTGGCAGCCGAACCGTTCCGTCTGTTCTTTGCCAGCGGCATGCTCTGGAGCATCGCCGCCGTGGCTCTGTGGCCACTCTTTTACAGCGGCCTCCTCCTCCAATACCCCGGGTTCGTCCATAGCCGGCTCATGATCCAGACCTTCGCGGGGGCCTTCGTCGTCGGATTCCTTGGCACCGCCGGTCCTCGCATGGCCGAAGCTCCCAAACTCACGGTGATCGAACTCGCCGTCCTCTTCTCCCTTCACTCCGCCAACGGTATCTTTCACCTGCTCCACTTTCCCCGCGTCGCGGATACCTGCTTCCTGACCCTGCTCGGGGCTCTGCTCTGCAGTCTCGTCTCTCGCATCGTTTTCTTCCGCAAAGACGCGCCACCCCCGCAGATGATCCTGGCCCTCGCCGGTATCCTCTCGGCCCTCGCCGGCACCGCCCTCGGAATGCAGGAAAGCGGGATGGACGATCCGGACCGCAAACGCCTCGCCCAATTGCTCCTCCATCAAGGCTTCCTCTTGCCACCGGTGCTGGGAGTGGGAGCGTTCATCTTTCCACGGATCATGGGAAAGAATTTTGGAGGAGCCGCCCATGCCTCCGAAGCGAAAGCGCGGGGGATTCGTGCGTTGTTGGCGGCCACCCTGCTTTTCAGCTCCTTCTTCCTCGAGACCTCCGGATGGCCCCGCGCGGGAGGCTGGATGCGGACCCTGGTCACGGCCTACTACTTGGCGGCCGAAGTGCAATGGCAGATGCGTCCGGGTGAACCTATTCCGGGCACCCTGGCCCGAGGACTGGTCCTGGCGCTTCCCACCGCGGTGGCCGGACTCGCCTTGTCGGCGTGCTTCCCAGTCTGGCGCGTGCCTCTCGAACATCTCCTCTACATCGGAGGGTTCGGCCTGCTCATGATGATTGTGGCCAGCCGGGTGCTTTTCGGCCACAGCGGCGAAATCGATGACTTCTCGAAAGTTTCGAAATCTGCGCGAGGCTTGCTCCTCCTGACCCTTCTCGCAGCCGCGACGCGCGCCAGCGCTGATTTCTGGCCACGCATTCAAATCTCCCACCATAACTACGCTTCCCTGGCCTGGGGATTAGCCGCGCTCCTCTGGCTCTACTGGCACCGCCGCCGATTCGTCAAACGAGAGCCCGCCTCGTCACACGAACAGACTCTCGCCACCGATTCATAACCCCTCCTGGCAAGAGGCCGCCGAACTCGGGGATCGATCCGTCAGGCCCTCTGGGAATAGGGCAATTTCCAGGGTTTTCGATAACGCACGCCGACCAACTTGTCGGCCTGCGCATCGTTCGTGACGCGCTCGCGGGCGGCATCCCACTCGATTTTTGAACCAGACCTGAACGCGATGTTGCCGAGATGTGCGATGGTGGAAACGTGATGAGCCAGTTCCGCGTGCAGCACCGGCTGTTTCCTGGATTTCACACAGTCGAGAAAATTGCGGATGTGTGCGGGATGGCCGTTGCTGCCACTGCCCGGATGCTTGGCCGGTTCCAAATTGCCTTTGCCACGTCGTTCGATTTGCACCTGCCAGCCTTCTTCGTTCATGGTGACAGTGCCTTCACTGCCGCTCCAGGCAATGCCCCACGACCGGCCGTTCATTCCAAGACCCACCCCGCTCTTATGCTCCCATTGCAGGAGAAAGTCCTGAAATTCGTAGAGTGCAATTTGCGTGTCCGGCGTCTCCCGCATGTCGGTTTGCACAAAAGTGCCCCCGCTCGCACAGACGGTCCTGGGTGACACGACCGGCAACCCCATCATGGCCATGTTCAGCAAATGCACTCCCCAATCCGTCATGAGTCCGCCAGCGTAATCCCAGAACCAGCGGAAGTTATAATGAAACCGGTTGAGGTTGAACGGCCGCTTCGGCGCCGGCCCAAGCCAAAGGTCGTAATCAACTCCCGGCGGCGGTTCGCTGTTCGCAGGACGTCCGATGTCCGGCTGCCAGTCCAGCCACGCCCACGCGCGGGCCAGGCTCACCTTGCCAATCCGGCCCGACTGCACAAAGTCAGTGGCCTCGATCATGTGCCGGCAGCTTTTCCACTGGGACCCCATCTGCACCACTCGCTGATGCTTTTGAGCTGCGGTAACGATGGCCCGGCCTTCGTCAATCGTCGAAGCCAGCGGCTTCTCAACATACACATCCTTCCCGGCCTGACACGCGAGGACCGTGGGCAGGGCGTGCCAGTGATCCGGTGTCGCGACCAGCACGATGTCCACATCCTTGCGCTCCAGAACCCGGCGAAAATCACGCACGGTTTCAGGCTTGGCCCGTCCGCGCTTTTCGCAGATGGCCGCACCCTTCGCCTGCCGGGTATCGTCGACGTCCGCAATCATGACGCAATCGACCTCGGGATTGGCGAGAAACATGTCGAGATCCCCGCCCCCCATGCCACCGCAGCCGATGACCCCCAGACGGATCCTCGAATTGGCCCCCACCGCTGCCGCATGTCCGGTTCTCACCCAAGGCCCTGTCGCGGCCAGACCCAGCCCTGCCGTGACAAGCCCGGCGGCAGTCAAACCGTTCGTACGGACAAACTCACGGCGGGAGATCTTTCCAAACGACGATGAAAGACGTGGTGTGGGAGTGTTCTTCATGTTTCACCGCCATGCTGCACTCCGGGGTGCGGACCGTAAAGCGGGAAGAGCTTCCACAGAAGCGAATCCGTGTATCCACAGGTTTTCGGTGACCGGGTCGTCGTGGTAACGCAGACAGCCCTGTCTGCTGTGGCGCAAGCTGCCCAGCCTGCGGGGCGACGAAGGGAACCCGGCGCGTGGATTTCCTCCGCGTTCAAAGATTCGGCGAGTTTTTTACTCGCCGCAGCCGAAGGCCGAGGGGTAAACTGCCCATGCTCCTGAACCGGACGAATCCCTCTTCTATGGACATTTCTTTTCAATGCCCGGAATGCGGTCAGTTGTTGGAAGCGGATCCCGCAAATTCCGGCTCGCAGATTAGTTGCCCGGCCTGCAACAAACCTATCTTGGTGCCATTTTCCGAAGCCGCGCCCACCGCGGCCGCCCCTCCTCCTCCGCAACCCACTCCTCCGGCACCCGAGACTTCGACGTCAGAGCGCCATTTTTCCGTCCCGGTGAGAGAAACGCCCGCGCCCAGTTTGATCGAGAAACCCAAGAAGCCGCTCGACGCGGCCGCCAAAGAAATGGACAAGAGCATCAGGGTTCGGTGTATCCGCAGGCAGGAATGCATCGAAGTGGGTCATGACCGGTTCGAGGAAATCGTCACCGCGTTCCTTCAAAAAGTGGGGGAGGCGAACGTCATCAACTTGTGCACCGTGAATTATTCCTATGTGGACATGGGCTCTCGCCAAATCCTGAACGATTTCGGAATTCTCATCACGTACCGGGGTTAAACCTGAATTTCGATGAGGTCATGAGGCACTGCGACTCGACGGGATCCGCGTCGACAAGTATTCAAAGTTTCAGGCGGCGCAAACCCCGCGCTTCAGTTGGAATCCTCCGAGCCACCGTGACCCTCAACCGATCGAAAAGACGCGTGAGCTTCAATGAATCTTGAGCCGGTAGAACCTGGATACACCGGATAATTCTCGATCCAGGAATTCGCCTCGTTCTTGGTCAACGTCGAATTCCACGAAAGGTCGCCCAATACCCTCTGATCTTTCGACGGTGTATTTTCTCCCGGGTTCAATAGTCCATCTGAGGTGAAGACCGTCGGAAATTCGAGTCCATTGGATTGGAGTCGGGCGAACGAGTCCCAAAGCTGGCAGCCCGTAGGATCTCAGGTCATATTGGAAACCGGGAGAAAAGGCGCGGGACGAAACCGCCGCATGGTTGGTGAATGCGCCGGACGGAGAAGGGAATCGGGTCCACGATCCATTGGAGGGCACGGAATCGTAAACCACTCGGGAGACCAATCGGCCTTCGGGATTGCGCAACTCGATGGAATCTCCTCCGCCATTGTTCAAACCCAGGCCGGCGGAACCTTCGCTGGCAGGGACCGCGGGTATTTCAGCCGCTAAGCCTGCTCGGCCGAGGGGTCCCCCATAGACCACGACGGCATTGGACGATCCCACCACGTAGGGTTCGACGAATCGGTGCCGCAACCGGGCGCTGTCTGACAGGCTCCACCCGGCCAAGTCCAGACTCACTTCCGTGAGATTGACGATTTCCACAAATTCATCGAGGGAGGGATCCAGCGTGAGCGGAACGGAGCGACGCAAGGGATTGAACAAGGGCGATGCGGCATTCGTGGATGGATTGGCGAGAAACTCGCCGATGACGACGCGTTGTTCCAAAA is part of the Verrucomicrobiota bacterium genome and encodes:
- a CDS encoding nitrate reductase, coding for MNSQMNRRQFHRLAALAAASTAVQWRLTQASAKSSLPDASGIQWDKAPCRFCGTGCHVRVGVKEGRVVAIEGDPLADVNRGLLCAKGYHVGLALYGKDRLTRPLLRKSGRLKPISWEEAIEVIARRIQEAPAQFAIYGSGQWTIPEGYAANKFIKGGLSNNHIDPNARLCMASAVTGFLSVYGVDEPAGCYDDLDHCDVLLMWGNNMAEMHPVLFSRVLDRRARGQKVTLIDLATRRTRTTEHCDHYLEFKPHTDLAILNGIAHLLLEEGRHDAAFVERHCRFRKAPRDPAAPTPVQLLGEDMTLADYRAALAPYTPAHVEKLSGVPAEKIRFLADLFARRDLRITSTWRMGFNQHSRGTAVNRLCHGVHLLSGHFGRPGDAPTSLTGQPSACGTAREVGTLCHFLPGGRLILNPDHRRETEQLWNLPEGHILPKIGHHTALLWEKFCTPADQGGDISTVWVQVTNPGQSLPNLAKLFDPKARIPGKFLIVSDVYPTATTELADLVLPSSMWVEKNGLYGNSERRTQQWFRMVQPPGEARDDAWQIIAVARRLHDLGFPGMKDKSGRFLFSFKNEQGAEVPVWDWKRYYDINVDKAIFEEYRQFSRAKHKDLAPYDEYVRSRGMRWPVTRQPDGSWRETKFRFSEFDNPYVKKGAGIQFYHSTTKDDRAQIWFAPYEPPPESPDAQYPFWLCTGRVLEHWHTGSMTRRVPQLHAAMPHAYVEMHPEDAKDRGLGNGESVIVQTRRGELRLPLWISGRGHPPRGSLFIPFFDERLLCNQLTLGDLDPISKEPDYKKCAAAVRRAPPTTPSL
- a CDS encoding 4Fe-4S dicluster domain-containing protein — translated: MTPPTHPKPDGAPSAGCSCGGDSSGCSGGLSRRSMLKALGATLGAAAYAKALAPRTQLTKDISMDEFLQKHYKELSVEEMARVLRRLTRECKDQYGADATITDPKAGDGVKFGYALNLSICNGCRKCAEACHLENNHDRPSNQSYIRVFEMSKGSMDFEKGSAHYDHPVPQPDKYYMPVQCQQCEFPPCVDVCPVEATWKEKDGIVVVDYNWCIGCRYCEAACPYHARRFNWTKPQIPAAEVNPNQAYLSNRIRPQGVMEKCTFCLHRTREGRLPACLEACPTGARVFGNLLDPKSEIRWVLENKRVFVLKEDLGLKPQFFYFFDE
- a CDS encoding NnrS family protein codes for the protein MPGGCEALSLQTELLPAPHQTPGLGCHPRVRRLKSMAFPVCTKHGATSPRKAHPIRDRGRWLAAEPFRLFFASGMLWSIAAVALWPLFYSGLLLQYPGFVHSRLMIQTFAGAFVVGFLGTAGPRMAEAPKLTVIELAVLFSLHSANGIFHLLHFPRVADTCFLTLLGALLCSLVSRIVFFRKDAPPPQMILALAGILSALAGTALGMQESGMDDPDRKRLAQLLLHQGFLLPPVLGVGAFIFPRIMGKNFGGAAHASEAKARGIRALLAATLLFSSFFLETSGWPRAGGWMRTLVTAYYLAAEVQWQMRPGEPIPGTLARGLVLALPTAVAGLALSACFPVWRVPLEHLLYIGGFGLLMMIVASRVLFGHSGEIDDFSKVSKSARGLLLLTLLAAATRASADFWPRIQISHHNYASLAWGLAALLWLYWHRRRFVKREPASSHEQTLATDS
- a CDS encoding Gfo/Idh/MocA family oxidoreductase; its protein translation is MKNTPTPRLSSSFGKISRREFVRTNGLTAAGLVTAGLGLAATGPWVRTGHAAAVGANSRIRLGVIGCGGMGGGDLDMFLANPEVDCVMIADVDDTRQAKGAAICEKRGRAKPETVRDFRRVLERKDVDIVLVATPDHWHALPTVLACQAGKDVYVEKPLASTIDEGRAIVTAAQKHQRVVQMGSQWKSCRHMIEATDFVQSGRIGKVSLARAWAWLDWQPDIGRPANSEPPPGVDYDLWLGPAPKRPFNLNRFHYNFRWFWDYAGGLMTDWGVHLLNMAMMGLPVVSPRTVCASGGTFVQTDMRETPDTQIALYEFQDFLLQWEHKSGVGLGMNGRSWGIAWSGSEGTVTMNEEGWQVQIERRGKGNLEPAKHPGSGSNGHPAHIRNFLDCVKSRKQPVLHAELAHHVSTIAHLGNIAFRSGSKIEWDAARERVTNDAQADKLVGVRYRKPWKLPYSQRA